One Gemmatimonadota bacterium genomic region harbors:
- a CDS encoding carboxypeptidase regulatory-like domain-containing protein, producing the protein MRIRWRLLSLASLVAALAHAQVVRGTVTDALTRAPISGVVVQLDDAGVEGAAPRRAAVAVLTDARGEFAVQASAAGRFVLTAKRVGLKRYASPPFALGVGDARRHDITLEAIDFTAALPVIEVVTDAPCSIRPNEAAQVAVLWDETRAALTASRLALRDRLFTATMVRYTRQLSPSSLRITREERSVRRGTTERPFRALTPEELSNKGYMQADPDGAYSFFAPDAEILTSPEFLRDHCFSLVPRAREGLVGLAFEPLLDRTTPEIRGSFWMDSASHELRLVEFRYLNVSQVVPRGDPRGEVRFSVTPNGTWYVSRWFIRMPELGIARSSGLPGSTAPMEVLRYKEDGGEVTPDGARSTSQSASLTGRATDSTGHLPLRGATVRLSGTAHRATTRADGYFRLDSLPAGGFTLILEHPDYEALGLLAAEQELDIAEASQSVTALRAIGTEPLLRRLCDRAEMDEDRGALRLVVTRPDVTTVRIRFDTFEKPNSGATSIRITPQTEVSGLDEARSATFCNIPARQPLRIELLGADRALVARDSLRLRPGSIHALRMPP; encoded by the coding sequence GTGAGGATTCGGTGGCGTCTCCTGTCGCTCGCAAGCCTCGTGGCGGCGCTGGCGCACGCGCAGGTCGTCCGGGGCACCGTCACCGACGCCCTCACCCGCGCCCCGATCTCCGGGGTCGTCGTGCAGCTCGATGACGCCGGAGTGGAAGGCGCCGCGCCGCGTCGCGCCGCCGTCGCCGTCCTCACCGACGCGCGTGGCGAGTTCGCGGTGCAGGCCAGTGCGGCGGGCCGCTTTGTCCTCACCGCCAAGCGCGTGGGCCTCAAGCGTTACGCCTCCCCGCCCTTCGCACTCGGCGTTGGTGATGCACGCCGTCACGACATCACGCTCGAGGCGATCGACTTCACCGCGGCACTCCCGGTCATCGAGGTCGTCACGGACGCACCGTGCTCGATCCGCCCCAACGAGGCCGCGCAGGTCGCTGTGCTGTGGGACGAGACCCGCGCAGCGCTCACGGCCAGTCGCCTCGCCCTGCGGGATCGGCTCTTCACGGCGACCATGGTCCGGTACACGCGGCAACTCAGCCCGTCGTCGCTCCGGATCACCCGCGAGGAACGCAGCGTCAGGCGCGGGACCACGGAACGCCCATTCCGCGCGCTCACGCCTGAGGAGTTGTCGAACAAGGGGTACATGCAGGCCGACCCCGACGGGGCCTACAGTTTCTTTGCGCCCGACGCCGAGATTCTCACCTCACCGGAGTTCCTGCGCGACCATTGCTTCTCCCTCGTTCCCCGCGCACGGGAGGGGCTCGTGGGCCTGGCCTTCGAACCCCTGCTCGACCGCACGACGCCGGAGATCCGGGGATCGTTCTGGATGGACAGCGCCTCGCACGAGCTGCGCCTGGTCGAATTTCGCTACCTTAACGTATCGCAGGTCGTGCCACGCGGCGACCCACGCGGCGAGGTCCGGTTTTCGGTTACGCCAAACGGGACCTGGTACGTGTCGCGGTGGTTCATCCGCATGCCGGAACTCGGGATCGCCCGATCGTCCGGGTTGCCGGGCTCCACCGCCCCCATGGAAGTGCTGCGCTACAAGGAGGATGGTGGGGAGGTCACGCCGGACGGTGCACGATCAACGTCCCAATCCGCGTCCCTCACCGGACGCGCCACAGACTCCACGGGTCACCTGCCCCTGCGAGGTGCAACTGTCCGTTTGTCTGGCACTGCACATCGCGCCACCACACGGGCGGATGGCTACTTTCGGCTCGATTCCCTGCCGGCTGGCGGCTTCACCCTCATCCTCGAACACCCGGATTACGAGGCCCTTGGACTGCTCGCGGCCGAGCAGGAGCTGGATATTGCCGAAGCCAGCCAGTCGGTGACCGCACTCCGGGCGATCGGCACCGAGCCGCTGTTGCGTCGGTTGTGCGACCGCGCGGAGATGGACGAGGATCGCGGGGCGCTGCGACTCGTGGTGACGCGCCCCGATGTCACCACCGTCCGGATACGCTTCGACACCTTCGAGAAGCCGAACTCCGGTGCCACGTCCATACGTATCACGCCACAGACCGAAGTGAGCGGGCTCGATGAAGCGCGGAGCGCCACCTTCTGCAACATCCCGGCCCGGCAACCGCTCCGCATCGAGCTGCTCGGTGCCGATAGGGCCCTCGTGGCGCGTGATTCGCTGCGACTCCGACCGGGCAGCATCCACGCGCTGCGCATGCCACCATGA
- a CDS encoding decarboxylase, whose protein sequence is MHEKTPLELPEAEMRALGHHALEAAIRYITTLRDAPVAMAMPSRAETEAVLRTPLPEHGSDPRELIDFVERHVFPPLFHADHPRFYSFVPSPTNFVSVVADLLVSAHNSFMGHWMASSWASQVEIIVIDWLKELCGLPQEGAGILLSGGSMANLSAIATAREVKLGGPDERGVLYCSDQTHSSLAKGFRILGFRREQRRVVPTDARLRLDVGALARMVLEDRMAERRPFCVVVNGGTTNTGAVDPLHEVADFCAAEGLWMHVDGAYGAAAVISERGRKALDGLGRADSITLDPHKWMFQPYELGCLLVRDARTLRTAFRLSDDDHADYLTDVTRHISEEVNFYEMGPQLTRSFKALKLWLSLRAFGLAEFRRGVDVGFDMAEAAERALRADPRWEVVTPAQMGVITFRWRGDGGYAAVQEDTIVRRVVDDMRLDGYALVMSTLVGGRPVLRICAINPGARVAEVEETIRRLTGYAAATR, encoded by the coding sequence ATGCACGAAAAGACCCCGCTGGAACTTCCCGAAGCCGAGATGCGCGCCCTGGGGCACCACGCCCTCGAGGCCGCGATTCGATATATCACCACGTTGCGCGACGCCCCGGTGGCGATGGCCATGCCCTCGCGTGCCGAAACCGAGGCGGTGCTGCGCACCCCACTCCCGGAACATGGCTCGGATCCCAGGGAACTGATCGACTTCGTGGAGCGCCACGTCTTCCCGCCGCTCTTTCACGCCGACCATCCGCGCTTCTATTCGTTTGTCCCGAGCCCGACGAACTTCGTCTCCGTCGTCGCGGACTTGCTGGTCAGTGCCCACAACTCGTTCATGGGGCACTGGATGGCGTCGTCGTGGGCATCGCAGGTCGAGATCATTGTCATCGACTGGCTCAAGGAACTCTGCGGACTCCCGCAGGAAGGAGCGGGGATCCTCCTGAGTGGCGGGTCCATGGCCAATCTCTCGGCGATCGCGACGGCGCGCGAGGTGAAGCTCGGCGGGCCCGACGAGCGGGGCGTGCTCTATTGCTCGGACCAGACGCACTCCTCGCTGGCGAAGGGGTTTCGCATCCTCGGGTTCCGGCGCGAGCAGCGGCGCGTGGTCCCCACGGACGCGCGGCTGCGGCTGGACGTTGGTGCCTTGGCGCGGATGGTCCTGGAGGATCGGATGGCCGAACGCCGGCCATTCTGCGTGGTGGTGAACGGCGGGACGACCAACACGGGGGCGGTGGATCCGCTGCATGAAGTCGCGGACTTCTGCGCAGCCGAGGGGCTGTGGATGCACGTGGACGGCGCGTACGGAGCGGCAGCAGTAATCAGCGAGCGTGGGCGCAAGGCGCTCGACGGGCTCGGTCGTGCAGACTCCATCACCTTGGACCCGCACAAGTGGATGTTCCAGCCCTATGAACTCGGCTGCCTCCTCGTGCGCGATGCGCGCACCCTGCGCACCGCGTTTCGGTTGAGCGACGACGACCATGCCGACTACCTCACGGACGTCACGCGCCACATCAGTGAAGAGGTCAACTTCTACGAGATGGGGCCGCAGCTCACGCGGTCGTTCAAGGCGCTCAAGTTGTGGCTCTCGCTGCGGGCGTTTGGGCTCGCCGAGTTCCGTCGTGGCGTGGATGTGGGGTTCGACATGGCCGAGGCGGCGGAGCGCGCGTTGCGCGCGGACCCGCGCTGGGAGGTGGTCACGCCGGCCCAGATGGGGGTGATCACCTTCCGCTGGCGCGGGGACGGTGGGTATGCCGCCGTGCAGGAGGACACCATCGTGCGGCGCGTGGTGGACGACATGCGCCTGGACGGCTACGCCCTGGTGATGTCGACCCTCGTGGGTGGTCGTCCGGTGCTGCGCATCTGCGCGATCAACCCCGGGGCGCGGGTGGCCGAGGTGGAGGAGACCATTCGGCGGCTGACCGGTTACGCGGCGGCGACACGCTAA
- a CDS encoding PQQ-binding-like beta-propeller repeat protein — MPPRRPTLVYIGIKGHVIALNRLTGEMVWKTALKGQFYTQVTRDQEFLYATAKGEMWCLNPQDGKVIWHNNLKGMGWDLASIASDSPLMPVSEIGPSATSANRQRSAAAAG, encoded by the coding sequence ATGCCCCCGCGTCGTCCGACCCTCGTTTACATCGGCATCAAGGGCCACGTCATTGCCCTCAATCGCCTCACGGGCGAGATGGTGTGGAAAACAGCCCTGAAGGGCCAGTTCTACACGCAGGTCACCCGCGACCAGGAGTTCCTCTACGCCACGGCGAAGGGCGAGATGTGGTGCCTCAACCCGCAGGATGGAAAGGTCATCTGGCACAACAACTTGAAGGGGATGGGTTGGGACCTGGCCAGCATTGCGAGTGACTCGCCACTCATGCCCGTCAGCGAGATCGGTCCGAGCGCAACTTCAGCCAACCGGCAGCGTAGTGCCGCGGCGGCTGGCTAA
- a CDS encoding NUDIX hydrolase — protein sequence MTTRVLTRDPRGFHVLELLDAFTPADARERAHHAQMLDLLATTTSPFVRDQFEPGHFTASALVISRDAEQVLLIHHPTLALWLQPGGHIEPSDPTLVAAAHREVLEETGLDATISPACFDLDIHEIPARGAAPAHLHHDLRFLAVVEGLPTPASLERVEARWLFPQDAAALTTDASVRRMLQEAFPGRA from the coding sequence GTGACGACCCGCGTCCTCACCCGCGACCCACGCGGGTTTCACGTCCTCGAACTCCTCGACGCCTTCACCCCCGCGGACGCGCGCGAGCGGGCGCACCACGCGCAGATGCTCGACCTGTTGGCCACCACCACGTCGCCGTTCGTTCGCGACCAGTTCGAGCCTGGTCACTTCACCGCCAGCGCGCTCGTGATCTCACGCGATGCGGAACAGGTGCTGCTCATCCATCACCCCACGCTCGCCCTCTGGCTACAACCCGGGGGGCACATCGAGCCCAGTGACCCGACCCTGGTGGCCGCCGCGCATCGCGAGGTCCTCGAGGAGACCGGGCTCGACGCGACCATCAGCCCTGCCTGTTTCGACCTCGACATTCATGAGATCCCCGCGCGGGGCGCGGCGCCGGCGCACCTGCACCACGATCTGCGCTTCCTGGCCGTGGTCGAGGGGCTGCCGACCCCCGCAAGCCTGGAACGGGTCGAGGCCCGCTGGCTCTTCCCGCAGGACGCGGCGGCGCTCACCACCGACGCGAGCGTCCGCCGCATGCTGCAGGAGGCCTTCCCGGGGCGTGCCTAA
- a CDS encoding TonB family protein — MSARMKVKLPESARERKRSFGGTSVSTLLHAALIGGTVVATGKTVETMYEPVAPVDLVYVVPRQQPPAPEPPPEAPRPPEIPTDVPPVPNMVVKPVNLAVIPEGLPPVDTRIGTTLIDSFKVATRDSTPAGVGTGVVGNEPLTEAMVEKAVQARAGNPTPKYPSFLASAGVEGAVYAQFVVDTTGRVEPESIRFTKSDHALFEREVRQVLLKSRFVPAEFGRHRVRQRVEQAFAFALKR; from the coding sequence ATGTCCGCCCGCATGAAGGTCAAGCTTCCCGAGTCCGCACGCGAACGCAAGCGTTCCTTTGGTGGAACGTCCGTGAGCACGCTGTTGCACGCGGCGCTCATTGGCGGGACCGTGGTGGCCACCGGAAAGACGGTCGAGACGATGTACGAGCCGGTGGCTCCCGTGGATCTCGTGTACGTGGTACCCAGACAGCAGCCGCCGGCCCCGGAGCCGCCGCCTGAGGCGCCGCGTCCCCCGGAGATACCCACGGACGTGCCGCCGGTGCCCAACATGGTCGTCAAGCCGGTCAACCTGGCCGTGATCCCGGAGGGGCTGCCGCCAGTCGACACCCGCATCGGGACCACGCTGATTGACTCGTTCAAGGTGGCGACGCGCGACTCGACCCCTGCGGGCGTCGGCACCGGGGTGGTCGGCAACGAGCCGCTGACGGAGGCAATGGTGGAGAAGGCGGTGCAGGCGCGTGCCGGGAACCCGACGCCAAAGTATCCCTCGTTCCTGGCGTCGGCCGGCGTCGAGGGGGCGGTCTACGCGCAGTTCGTCGTGGATACGACGGGGCGCGTGGAGCCGGAGTCGATCCGTTTCACGAAGAGCGACCACGCGTTGTTCGAGCGTGAGGTCCGGCAGGTGTTGCTGAAGTCGCGCTTTGTGCCGGCGGAGTTCGGGCGGCACCGGGTGCGGCAGCGGGTGGAGCAGGCGTTCGCCTTCGCCCTCAAGCGTTAG
- a CDS encoding carboxypeptidase regulatory-like domain-containing protein, whose protein sequence is MRVRLRAAALAALSLLAPWVVEAQLVRGHLTERATASPLGGVVVEVFPEGGSQRSGAALSAADGTFAIRLPAAGRYILSAKRIGVRRVQTTPFDVGPGETVVRDLQIEAVLYTLPEVVVTGLATCARNGNVARIASLWEEARTALFASQLSLRDELFRAHVTRYVRELEPRDARILSETRSEVAGVVSRPFTSVDPDSLSLKGYWWSETDGSTTYYGPDAEVLLSDAFVRDHCFEERRQRNRPGLIGLGFRPLPERTLPDVIGTAWLDERTFELRFVEFTYSRGIPNATSAFVGGEVHFARLGSGAWIVRRWFIRLPIAARPTSPLTTPLTTAPWLLVRPTNLPLREEGGEVAAEEFVRGTSLASIAGIVRDSANRPWEGARIRLAGSRLTAIARGSGAFTVDSVPNGSWSLLVESPGYDSLGLAAAEARVEVQQGRAPRVTLRAFNARDIFTRLCPGRTARRGTGALRLSLRTSDGDSLVANLPLQLTWTRVVSRTRSEPAVRELTTDGYGRATLCDLPAGIELTVVAARLGGGAMEPVRVTVPDRGVKGLMMRVDR, encoded by the coding sequence ATGAGGGTGCGCCTCCGCGCCGCAGCGCTCGCCGCACTGTCGCTCCTCGCGCCATGGGTGGTCGAGGCCCAGCTCGTGCGGGGCCACCTCACCGAGCGCGCGACCGCATCACCGTTAGGCGGGGTGGTCGTCGAGGTCTTCCCGGAGGGCGGGTCGCAACGCAGCGGCGCCGCGCTCTCCGCCGCCGACGGCACCTTCGCCATCCGGCTTCCCGCCGCCGGTCGATACATCCTCAGCGCCAAGCGGATTGGCGTCCGCCGCGTGCAGACAACCCCCTTCGACGTGGGACCCGGTGAAACGGTCGTGCGGGACCTGCAGATCGAGGCGGTCCTCTACACGCTGCCAGAAGTCGTGGTCACGGGCCTCGCCACCTGCGCACGCAACGGCAACGTGGCCCGTATCGCCTCCCTCTGGGAAGAGGCACGCACGGCGTTGTTTGCCTCGCAGCTCTCGCTCCGCGATGAGCTGTTTCGCGCCCATGTGACGCGCTACGTCCGCGAGCTCGAGCCGCGCGACGCACGCATCCTCAGCGAGACGCGCAGCGAGGTCGCCGGTGTCGTCTCACGCCCTTTCACCTCGGTCGATCCCGACTCCCTCTCGCTCAAGGGATACTGGTGGAGCGAGACCGACGGCAGCACGACATACTACGGCCCCGACGCCGAGGTGCTCCTCTCCGACGCCTTCGTGCGAGATCATTGTTTTGAGGAACGGCGGCAGCGCAATCGCCCCGGGCTCATCGGACTCGGCTTCCGTCCACTGCCGGAGCGCACCCTGCCGGACGTGATCGGCACGGCCTGGCTCGACGAACGCACCTTCGAACTCCGATTTGTCGAGTTCACCTACTCCCGCGGGATCCCGAATGCCACCAGTGCCTTTGTCGGCGGCGAGGTCCACTTTGCGCGACTCGGCAGCGGCGCCTGGATCGTCCGTCGGTGGTTCATTCGCCTCCCGATCGCCGCACGGCCGACGTCCCCGCTTACCACGCCGCTCACCACGGCGCCCTGGCTGCTGGTACGGCCGACCAACCTTCCGTTAAGAGAGGAGGGCGGCGAGGTAGCCGCCGAGGAGTTCGTGCGAGGCACGAGCCTGGCCAGCATCGCCGGTATCGTGCGCGACAGCGCCAACAGACCCTGGGAAGGGGCCCGGATTCGCCTCGCCGGCAGCCGACTGACCGCCATCGCCCGTGGCTCGGGGGCGTTCACCGTCGACTCGGTCCCGAATGGCAGCTGGTCGCTCCTGGTCGAGTCGCCGGGATATGACTCGTTAGGCCTCGCGGCCGCCGAGGCCCGCGTGGAGGTGCAGCAGGGCCGCGCCCCGCGCGTGACGCTGCGCGCGTTCAACGCCCGGGACATCTTCACCCGCTTGTGCCCCGGCCGCACGGCCCGTCGGGGCACGGGCGCCCTCCGGCTCTCCCTGCGCACCAGCGATGGCGACTCCCTCGTCGCCAACCTCCCCCTGCAATTGACCTGGACGCGGGTCGTGAGCCGGACGCGTTCGGAGCCCGCCGTCCGGGAGCTGACCACCGACGGCTACGGGCGCGCGACGCTGTGCGACCTCCCCGCAGGGATCGAACTGACCGTCGTCGCGGCGCGCCTGGGCGGCGGTGCGATGGAGCCAGTGCGGGTGACCGTCCCGGATCGGGGGGTGAAAGGGCTGATGATGCGGGTGGACAGGTAG
- a CDS encoding DUF853 family protein, whose translation MNPHVIDSARAAFTTKGTAITLGAVVHEGECHPEPLVQVPLAMLNRHGLIAGATGTGKTKSLQLIAEQLSANGVPVFLADIKGDLSGVAVPGESNEKVTKRASDTGYAWHATGFPVEFLSLTGAKGAQLRATVSSFGPLLMSRVLGLNETQASVLAMVFKYCDDKGLLLLDLSDLRAVLQFLSDDGADELKAYGAMSKATVGVLLREMIELEQQGAENFFGEPMFDLDDLLQVERDGRGLVSVLSLSDVQQRPALFSTFMLWMLASLYNELPEVGDIEKPKLVFFFDEAHLLFDNANDALMDQIEQVVRLIRSKGVGVFFITQSPKDIPETVLAQLGNRVQHALRAFTPDDEKNLRAASRTFPRTEYYDVQQVLTTLGIGEAMVVTLQANGAPTLPFISRMIPPQSRMGPLTDPELAQRLSTPQVKKYATAVDNESAREMLAARVVDAPEEEAEAPKAKAKAKEDEGGFLGRVLDSSIAKSMVRTAAVAITGRLVRGMMGSLLPSPRRRTRRR comes from the coding sequence ATGAATCCCCACGTCATCGACTCTGCGCGCGCCGCGTTCACCACCAAGGGGACGGCCATCACCCTCGGCGCCGTCGTGCATGAGGGCGAATGCCACCCGGAACCGCTCGTGCAGGTCCCGCTGGCCATGCTCAACCGGCATGGACTGATCGCCGGCGCGACCGGCACCGGAAAGACAAAGTCACTGCAGCTCATCGCCGAACAGTTGTCGGCGAACGGCGTCCCCGTCTTCCTGGCGGACATCAAGGGCGACCTGTCCGGCGTTGCCGTGCCGGGTGAGTCCAACGAGAAGGTGACGAAGCGGGCGTCGGATACCGGGTATGCGTGGCATGCGACCGGCTTCCCCGTGGAATTCCTGTCGTTGACGGGGGCGAAGGGAGCGCAGCTGCGTGCGACGGTCTCGAGCTTTGGACCGCTGCTGATGTCGCGCGTCCTCGGGCTGAACGAGACGCAGGCGTCGGTGCTGGCGATGGTGTTCAAGTACTGCGACGACAAGGGCTTGTTGTTGCTCGACCTGAGCGACCTGCGCGCCGTCCTGCAATTCCTCTCGGATGACGGGGCCGATGAACTCAAGGCCTACGGCGCGATGTCCAAGGCCACGGTCGGGGTGTTGCTGCGCGAGATGATTGAGCTGGAGCAGCAGGGGGCGGAGAATTTCTTCGGGGAGCCGATGTTCGACCTCGATGACCTGCTGCAGGTCGAGCGGGACGGACGCGGGTTGGTGAGTGTGCTGTCGTTGTCCGACGTGCAGCAGCGCCCCGCGTTATTCTCGACCTTCATGCTCTGGATGCTGGCCTCGCTGTACAACGAGCTGCCGGAAGTCGGCGACATCGAGAAGCCCAAGCTGGTTTTCTTCTTTGATGAGGCGCACCTGCTGTTCGACAACGCCAACGACGCGTTGATGGACCAGATCGAGCAGGTGGTGCGCTTGATCCGGTCCAAGGGCGTGGGCGTGTTCTTCATCACGCAAAGCCCGAAGGACATTCCCGAGACGGTGCTCGCTCAGCTGGGGAACCGGGTGCAACATGCGTTGCGCGCATTCACCCCCGACGACGAGAAGAACCTCCGCGCGGCGTCCCGCACATTCCCGCGCACCGAGTACTACGACGTGCAGCAGGTGCTGACCACGCTCGGCATCGGCGAGGCGATGGTCGTGACGCTGCAGGCGAACGGGGCGCCGACGCTGCCGTTCATCTCCCGGATGATCCCGCCGCAGTCCCGCATGGGCCCGCTCACCGACCCAGAGCTGGCGCAGCGCCTGTCCACGCCGCAGGTGAAGAAATACGCGACCGCCGTCGACAACGAGAGTGCCCGCGAGATGCTGGCCGCGCGGGTGGTGGACGCCCCGGAGGAGGAGGCGGAAGCGCCGAAGGCAAAGGCGAAGGCCAAGGAAGATGAAGGTGGGTTCCTGGGTCGCGTGCTCGACTCCAGCATCGCCAAGAGCATGGTGCGCACGGCGGCTGTGGCGATCACCGGACGTCTCGTGCGCGGGATGATGGGATCGCTCTTGCCGAGCCCGCGGCGTCGCACGCGCCGCCGGTAG